A genomic window from Gossypium hirsutum isolate 1008001.06 chromosome D10, Gossypium_hirsutum_v2.1, whole genome shotgun sequence includes:
- the LOC107935357 gene encoding putative receptor-like protein kinase At4g00960: MDNSAFSAMLLLIMFVFSIKVSSNPLYTFCSDNTGNYTSNSTFENNLKWVLDSLPSNTSGTGFYSTLIGEGVDRVYARALCRGDVNATLCRNCVKNASRDVLSDCKTLEGIVWYDDCQVQYSFQNSSLMVYTGKYPDSNNKEKNISNPGRFDDVLTFLMNNVSNDAAYDSELMFKTGEVKVNKKETLYGLVQCTRDIVGDSCRSCLDSALKDLNGCCRSRTGGSVLSRNCNVRFQIYKFYDVMNSPLIYPESKTGSKWSFGMIIAVVCAAVLVVALVAVSGFVYTRLKKLKQKDAERSQTILLYELASPKEVIITQEGELVTAQEFPFLDLATIRVATDDFSDSNKLGQGGFGTVYKGVLPNGKEVAIKRLSRKSWQGLEELKNEVILIAKLQHRNLVRLLGCGIEGDEKLLIYELMPNKSLDFFIFDPEKRSQIDWKTWFDIITGISRGLLYLHEDSRLKIIHRDLKPSNVLLDQYMVAKISDFGMARIFCENQNAGNTKRVVGTYGYMAPEYAMEGLFSVKSDVFSFGVIVLEILSGKKNSGFYQTKHAQTLLAYAWGLWKEGKELELIDHCLLESCSIPEIRRCIHVGLLCVQEDPTDRPTMSDVVVVLESDKITLRPPKRPAFSVGRMITNYQSSIIDPSMNQMTMSNISAR; encoded by the exons atggacAATTCTGCATTTTCAGCTATGCTTTTGTTGATCATGTTCGTTTTCTCCATTAAAGTTTCTTCAAATCCTCTTTATACTTTTTGTTCAGACAATACAGGCAATTACACAAGTAACAGCACATTCGAGAACAACCTTAAATGGGTACTAGACTCATTACCATCCAATACTTCGGGTACAGGTTTCTATAGTACCTTGATCGGAGAAGGCGTCGATCGCGTCTACGCGCGAGCGCTTTGCCGGGGAGACGTGAACGCTACGTTATGTCGAAATTGCGTTAAAAACGCTAGCCGAGACGTCCTTTCCGATTGCAAGACATTAGAAGGAATCGTATGGTATGATGATTGTCAAGTTCAGTACTCATTTCAAAACAGTTCGTTGATGGTATATACCGGAAAATACCCAGATTCGAACAACAAAGAGAAAAACATATCGAATCCCGGTCGGTTTGATGATGTATTGACGTTTTTAATGAACAATGTATCGAACGATGCAGCGTATGATTCGGAGTTGATGTTCAAAACCGGAGAAGTGAAGGTTAATAAGAAGGAAACATTATATGGGTTAGTTCAATGTACAAGGGACATTGTTGGTGATTCATGTCGTAGCTGTTTAGATTCAGCACTTAAAGATCTTAATGGCTGTTGCCGGTCTAGGACAGGGGGAAGTGTTCTTAGTAGGAACTGTAACGTGAGGTtccaaatatataaattttatgatgTCATGAATTCTCCATTAATATACCCTGAATCCAAAACAG GGTCTAAATGGAGCTTTGGGATGATTATCGCAGTCGTATGTGCCGCCGTACTGGTTGTTGCACTTGTAGCTGTTTCGGGGTTCGTATACACCCGATTGAAGAAACTGAAACAAAAGG ATGCGGAAAGAAGCCAGACAATATTGCTATATGAATTGGCAAGTCCCAAAGAAGTGATCATAACACAAGAAGGCGAATTGGTGACTGCTCAAGAATTTCCTTTCCTAGATTTAGCTACAATAAGGGTAGCTACGGATGATTTTTCGGATTCAAACAAGCTCGGACAAGGCGGATTCGGTACGGTTTATAAG GGTGTGTTACCAAATGGGAAGGAAGTGGCAATTAAAAGGTTATCAAGGAAATCATGGCAAGGCTTGGAAGAATTGAAGAATGAAGTTATTTTGATTGCAAAGCTTCAACATAGAAACCTTGTAAGGCTATTGGGATGTGGGATTGAAGGTGATGAAAAGTTGCTTATATATGAGCTTATGCCTAACAAAAGCCTTGATTTCTTCATCTTTG aTCCTGAGAAACGCTCACAAATTGATTGGAAAACATGGTTCGACATCATTACTGGAATTTCCAGAGGACTTCTTTATCTTCACGAAGATTCTCGGCTTAAAATCATTCACAGAGATTTAAAACCCAGCAATGTGTTGTTGGATCAATACATGGTTGCCAAAATATCAGATTTTGGGATGGCAAGGATCTTTTGTGAAAACCAGAACGCAGGCAACACTAAAAGAGTTGTGGGAACATA TGGATATATGGCTCCGGAGTATGCAATGGAAGGATTATTCTCGGTGAAATCCGATGTTTTTAGCTTCGGCGTGATAGTGCTAGAGATTCTTTCCGGGAAAAAAAACAGCGGTTTCTACCAAACCAAACATGCCCAAACACTGCTTGCATAT GCTTGGGGGTTATGGAAAGAAGGGAAAGAATTGGAATTAATAGACCATTGTTTACTGGAATCATGCTCGATACCCGAAATAAGGAGGTGCATACATGTCGGGCTTCTATGCGTGCAGGAAGATCCGACAGATAGACCAACCATGTCCGATGTAGTAGTTGTCTTAGAAAGTGACAAGATTACGCTTCGCCCACCCAAAAGACCTGCATTTTCGGTCGGAAGAATGATTACGAACTATCAGTCTTCAATAATAGATCCGTCGATGAACCAGATGACAATGTCTAATATCTCGGCCCGCTGA